GTCGCCTATTTTAGCGCCGACGGTATTTTTAGCGTATGCCTCAATAGGCTTTACTGATCCGCAGATCGAACAGTTTTGCCCGCAACCCTCGCCGCATGCAGATGATCTGTATATATTGAGCGCCGCAACTGCTCCGTCTGTTTTTGTTACAAAGGCGTATTGCTGCATTATTTATCCTTTCTCAAAAAATCATATCTTCCAAAACCGAAAAAGTTAAATTTAGGTTTTGCCATTTTAACTATCGCCGATTCGTTTTCAAGTGCTGTTTTATAGCCGCACTCATATGCTTCGTGCCCTTTTCCAAGATCGAGAGAATTTATATTAGGCATGGCAACATTGATACATAATTCAGCCTCTGTAGATAACAAATCAGTCTGCTGGCACAATATTATATCGATTGAACGGGATGATAATTCGATTAAATTTTTAGGCCTGCTTTCGTGCCATGAATTCATTGTTACCGCAAGAACACGGTCAGCACCCATCTGTCTGAGAGGGTGGATGGGCACATTCATACGCAGGCCGCCATCTGCAAGTCTCATGCCTTTATACTCTCTCGTACTCATCGCAATCGGTATCGATGATGATGCCCTGACGACCAAAGATAATGGGATATCATCGATGATAATATAATCATCGGTTTCAGCGAAACTTTCGGGTGAAGATGTAAACAAAACTATTCGGCTTGAATTAATGTCTACTGAAGGAATTGAAAGCGGCACCTTCACTTCTTTTATATTTGTAATTCCAATACTTTCGAAGATCTCTTCAGATTCTTTTTCTATTATATCTGCATCAATGAAACCGTCAATCGAATTTTTCCCGAAAGGAAGCAGACGAAAACTTGGCCTTGAAAAAGCGTTGCTTTCTTTAAATTTGTTTTCTATCTGGCTGAAGTGCTTATAAATTTCATCTGAAGACAATCCGCATGAATAAAGCGCAGCGACAATAGATCCAATACTTGTGCCGGTTATAAAATCGGCTTTAATTTT
Above is a genomic segment from Bacillota bacterium containing:
- a CDS encoding patatin-like phospholipase family protein, which produces MQKKGGLGLALAGGGIRGFSQLGILKVLEKNKIKADFITGTSIGSIVAALYSCGLSSDEIYKHFSQIENKFKESNAFSRPSFRLLPFGKNSIDGFIDADIIEKESEEIFESIGITNIKEVKVPLSIPSVDINSSRIVLFTSSPESFAETDDYIIIDDIPLSLVVRASSSIPIAMSTREYKGMRLADGGLRMNVPIHPLRQMGADRVLAVTMNSWHESRPKNLIELSSRSIDIILCQQTDLLSTEAELCINVAMPNINSLDLGKGHEAYECGYKTALENESAIVKMAKPKFNFFGFGRYDFLRKDK